A genomic segment from Pollutimonas thiosulfatoxidans encodes:
- a CDS encoding MFS transporter, giving the protein MSAIPDTEAVDFRQIRRKDWTIIGLIGSAHSASHFFQLVFPTLYLSLAHEFGYDFVKLGLLASIFFLVSCLGQASSGFVVDRIGPAPVLRFGLASFVVSGVLIGSANGYAMLVLAAVIGGMGNSVFHPVDYSIMNHRVSPARLGHAFSTHGLTGNLGWALTPVFMATIIHLSNWRVAAFSAAGLVAFVLVLTWLGRSLLAGTNQQAVAASAAPGASSGSQVDLSRQSVGQTLATLLVQPALWGAFLFFMFTSVALSAVQNYTIPMLGDIYAIDKVLAGGTLSAYMIAAAVGMLAGGFLVGTTPNTERTVFVSLLLAGALLAVLALGTVPPVVAMGLVALAGFFSGVAAPSRDMLIRRVTPKGATGTVYGLVYSGMDVGSSLAPVGFGLMLDAGLGRGPWFGAATAFAIAAVLAVWVARWAGRSVAAVSTARA; this is encoded by the coding sequence ATGAGCGCCATACCTGATACTGAAGCCGTCGATTTTCGACAGATACGTCGCAAAGACTGGACCATCATCGGACTGATTGGCTCGGCGCATTCAGCATCCCATTTTTTTCAGCTGGTCTTTCCCACTTTGTACTTGTCGCTGGCTCACGAGTTCGGCTACGACTTCGTCAAGCTGGGTCTGCTGGCGTCAATTTTCTTTCTGGTGTCTTGCCTTGGGCAGGCATCGTCCGGGTTTGTTGTCGACCGCATAGGGCCAGCGCCGGTGTTGCGGTTCGGCCTGGCCAGTTTTGTGGTGTCGGGCGTGTTGATCGGGAGCGCCAACGGCTATGCCATGCTGGTGCTGGCGGCTGTAATAGGAGGCATGGGAAATTCGGTTTTCCATCCCGTCGATTACTCCATCATGAATCACCGGGTCAGCCCCGCTCGTCTGGGTCACGCTTTCAGTACGCATGGCCTTACCGGCAATCTTGGGTGGGCGCTGACTCCCGTTTTCATGGCAACCATTATTCATTTGTCCAACTGGCGCGTGGCCGCTTTCAGTGCGGCAGGGCTGGTTGCCTTCGTTCTGGTGCTGACTTGGCTGGGCCGCAGCCTGCTTGCGGGCACCAATCAGCAGGCGGTCGCGGCATCCGCTGCGCCGGGCGCCTCATCGGGTTCGCAGGTGGATCTGTCCCGTCAGTCGGTCGGCCAGACGCTCGCAACACTGCTCGTGCAGCCGGCCTTGTGGGGCGCTTTCCTTTTCTTCATGTTCACCTCGGTGGCCCTGTCGGCGGTACAAAACTACACCATACCGATGTTGGGTGACATCTACGCCATCGACAAGGTGCTGGCTGGCGGCACCTTGTCGGCCTATATGATCGCGGCGGCGGTTGGCATGCTGGCGGGCGGCTTCCTGGTGGGCACGACGCCCAACACCGAACGCACCGTCTTCGTATCGCTATTGCTGGCCGGTGCCCTGCTTGCGGTATTGGCCCTGGGTACGGTGCCGCCTGTGGTCGCCATGGGCCTGGTAGCGCTGGCCGGTTTCTTCTCGGGCGTGGCGGCACCCTCGCGCGATATGCTCATACGGCGGGTAACGCCCAAGGGCGCGACGGGCACGGTGTACGGCCTGGTTTACTCCGGCATGGATGTGGGCTCATCGCTCGCGCCCGTGGGCTTTGGCTTGATGCTGGATGCCGGCCTGGGGCGCGGACCGTGGTTTGGCGCAGCGACCGCTTTTGCCATTGCCGCCGTGTTGGCAGTATGGGTGGCCCGCTGGGCCGGGCGCAGCGTGGCGGCGGTCAGTACCGCGCGAGCCTAG
- the pgsA gene encoding CDP-diacylglycerol--glycerol-3-phosphate 3-phosphatidyltransferase, which produces MPINLPIALTWLRIAMIPLVVALFYVPSDWISVPVRDTVAAFAFIVAALTDWFDGWLARRWNQTSSFGAFLDPVADKLMVCAALLVLLDLNRVDTFIALIIIGREITISALREWMAKIGASGSVAVHRLGKFKTVAQMVAIPCLLYWRPLYGVSLELLGEVLIVLAAVLTVWSMCYYLQRAWPEIRDKSGRQG; this is translated from the coding sequence ATGCCAATTAATCTGCCTATTGCCCTGACCTGGCTGCGCATTGCCATGATTCCGCTGGTCGTGGCGCTGTTTTATGTGCCGTCGGACTGGATCTCGGTTCCCGTGCGCGATACCGTGGCGGCATTCGCCTTCATTGTGGCTGCGCTCACCGACTGGTTTGATGGTTGGCTGGCCAGGCGCTGGAACCAGACTTCCTCCTTCGGCGCTTTCCTGGACCCGGTGGCCGACAAGCTGATGGTCTGCGCGGCGCTGCTGGTGCTGCTGGACCTGAATCGTGTCGACACCTTTATTGCGCTGATCATCATCGGCCGCGAGATCACCATCTCGGCGCTGCGCGAATGGATGGCCAAGATAGGCGCCAGTGGCAGCGTGGCGGTGCACCGGCTGGGCAAGTTCAAGACGGTGGCGCAAATGGTGGCCATTCCCTGCCTGCTTTATTGGCGCCCACTATATGGCGTGTCGCTCGAGTTGCTGGGCGAGGTGCTGATCGTGCTGGCTGCCGTCCTGACGGTATGGTCCATGTGCTATTACCTGCAACGTGCCTGGCCCGAGATCCGCGACAAGTCCGGTCGGCAGGGCTGA
- the uvrC gene encoding excinuclease ABC subunit UvrC: MPDDFNLKSFLAELPNLPGVYRHIDAQGEVLYVGKARDLKRRVASYFQKTHSSPRITHMVARVVRLEVTVTRSEAEALLLENNLIKRLKPRYNIIFRDDKSYPYLMLSGHETPRIAYYRGSTSGKGRYFGPYPNAWAVRETIQILQRVFRLRTCEDSVYANRSRPCLLYQIGRCSAPCVDLISAEAYQADVDRAVRFLDGQATQVLRDIEQRMHDASAALDFEQAAALRDQMGALAKVLQQQSMEKVGNDDVDVIAVASAGGRVCVNLAMIRGGRHLGDKPFFPTHTHDDSAGDVLAAFVAQHYLDTGMPPVLVCSHPLPDPDLIGLLAEQTGVKARVLIKPQGVRKTWLEQATKNAELALARLLSESSARAARTLALATALELDTDEAALDALHIECFDISHTSGEATQASCVVYQHHAMQPSLYRRYNIAGITPGDDYAAMRQVLTRRFARVADGLADMPSVVLIDGGKGQVEVARQVFVELGLDTRSIVGVAKGEGRKVGLETLVFVDGRPPVALGIESAALMLVAQIRDEAHRFAITGMRAQRAKARNVSRLEEIEGVGARTRQKLLARFGGFSGVVDASIDDLRSVDGISAQLAERIYLALR; encoded by the coding sequence ATGCCCGACGACTTCAATCTCAAATCGTTTCTGGCTGAGCTGCCGAATCTCCCGGGCGTCTATCGACATATCGATGCGCAGGGCGAGGTGCTTTATGTCGGCAAGGCGCGCGACCTTAAGCGCCGTGTTGCCTCGTACTTCCAGAAAACGCACAGTAGCCCGCGTATCACCCATATGGTGGCTCGCGTGGTGCGCCTGGAAGTGACGGTCACGCGCTCAGAAGCCGAAGCGCTGCTGCTGGAAAACAACCTGATCAAGCGGCTCAAGCCGCGCTACAACATCATCTTCCGCGACGACAAGTCGTATCCGTATCTGATGCTCAGCGGTCACGAGACCCCGCGCATTGCTTATTACCGTGGCAGCACGAGCGGGAAGGGGCGTTATTTCGGTCCCTACCCCAATGCATGGGCCGTGCGCGAAACCATACAGATACTGCAGCGCGTATTTCGCCTGCGCACCTGCGAAGACAGCGTCTATGCCAATCGCTCGCGTCCGTGCCTGCTGTATCAGATCGGACGCTGTTCGGCGCCTTGCGTGGACTTGATCTCCGCAGAGGCCTATCAGGCGGATGTGGACAGGGCAGTGCGTTTTCTGGATGGGCAGGCCACCCAGGTGCTGCGCGACATCGAGCAGCGCATGCACGATGCTTCGGCAGCGCTGGACTTCGAGCAGGCGGCGGCCCTGCGTGATCAGATGGGTGCGTTGGCCAAGGTGTTGCAGCAGCAATCCATGGAGAAGGTCGGCAACGACGATGTGGACGTGATTGCCGTTGCGTCGGCCGGCGGGCGTGTCTGCGTGAACCTGGCCATGATACGGGGTGGTCGCCATCTGGGCGACAAGCCTTTCTTTCCCACACACACGCACGACGATAGCGCCGGCGACGTGCTGGCTGCATTTGTTGCCCAGCACTACCTGGATACCGGCATGCCGCCAGTACTGGTGTGTTCCCATCCCTTGCCCGATCCGGACCTGATAGGGCTGCTGGCCGAGCAAACCGGCGTGAAGGCCCGCGTGCTGATCAAACCGCAAGGTGTGCGCAAGACCTGGCTGGAACAGGCCACCAAGAACGCGGAGCTCGCCTTGGCCCGGCTATTGAGCGAGTCCAGTGCCCGCGCTGCGCGCACCCTGGCGCTGGCCACCGCGCTGGAGCTGGATACTGACGAAGCGGCACTGGACGCCCTGCATATCGAGTGCTTTGACATCAGCCACACCTCGGGCGAGGCCACCCAGGCGTCTTGTGTGGTCTATCAGCATCATGCGATGCAGCCTTCGCTGTATCGGCGCTACAACATTGCCGGCATCACGCCTGGCGACGACTATGCCGCCATGCGCCAGGTATTGACGCGGCGCTTTGCCCGTGTTGCAGACGGGCTGGCCGATATGCCCTCGGTGGTGCTGATCGATGGCGGCAAGGGGCAGGTTGAAGTTGCCCGCCAGGTATTCGTTGAATTGGGATTGGATACGCGCAGCATTGTTGGCGTTGCCAAGGGGGAGGGCCGCAAGGTGGGGCTGGAAACCCTGGTGTTCGTCGATGGACGGCCTCCCGTCGCCCTGGGCATCGAGTCTGCCGCGCTGATGCTGGTGGCACAGATCCGGGACGAGGCGCATCGGTTTGCGATTACCGGCATGCGGGCGCAACGGGCCAAGGCGCGCAATGTGTCGCGCCTGGAAGAAATAGAGGGGGTGGGTGCACGCACGCGGCAAAAGCTGCTGGCCCGCTTCGGCGGATTTTCCGGTGTGGTGGACGCCAGCATCGACGATTTGCGCTCCGTGGACGGGATTTCCGCCCAATTGGCAGAACGCATCTATCTGGCGCTCCGATAA
- the nagZ gene encoding beta-N-acetylhexosaminidase, whose amino-acid sequence MTANSTSGRLPPGPVMVDVEGTVLTDHERKRLRDPLVGGVILFARNFEDREQLDRLCRAIHQERDEPLLIAVDHEGGRVQRFRTDGFTPIPAMSVFGELWSEDSLAAMRLASEAGYVLGAELRACGVDLSFTPVLDLDYGVSKVIGNRAFHRDPRVVTMLARALIQGLMLAGMAACGKHFPGHGAVEADSHHEIPVDPRDFETIMQEDAAPYGWLGDMVLPSVMPAHVVYPEVDPHPAGFSRHWIQKVLRQDLGYDGVVFSDDLTMEGATVAGDILARAQAALGAGCDMVLVCNRPDLADDLLARLAFDHDAASVARIRRLLPQQAAPGWDALQADERYQYARRLQSQIVSG is encoded by the coding sequence ATGACAGCGAACAGCACGTCGGGCCGCCTGCCGCCCGGTCCCGTTATGGTCGACGTGGAAGGCACTGTGCTGACCGACCACGAACGCAAGCGCCTGCGCGATCCCTTGGTAGGCGGCGTCATCTTGTTTGCGCGCAACTTCGAGGACCGCGAACAACTGGATCGCTTGTGCCGCGCGATTCATCAAGAGCGGGACGAGCCGCTGCTGATCGCGGTGGATCATGAAGGGGGGCGGGTGCAGCGTTTTCGCACCGATGGTTTCACCCCAATTCCAGCCATGAGCGTCTTTGGCGAACTATGGTCGGAAGACTCGCTGGCAGCCATGCGTCTGGCATCGGAAGCCGGTTATGTACTGGGAGCCGAATTGCGCGCCTGCGGGGTGGACCTGAGCTTCACACCGGTCCTGGATCTGGACTACGGCGTCAGCAAGGTTATCGGCAATCGCGCCTTTCATCGCGATCCGCGTGTCGTCACCATGCTGGCGCGCGCCTTGATCCAGGGCTTGATGCTGGCCGGGATGGCGGCTTGCGGTAAGCATTTTCCCGGCCACGGTGCGGTGGAGGCCGACTCGCATCATGAAATTCCGGTGGACCCCCGTGATTTTGAAACCATCATGCAGGAAGACGCGGCTCCGTATGGCTGGCTAGGCGACATGGTGCTGCCATCCGTAATGCCGGCTCATGTTGTTTACCCCGAGGTCGACCCACATCCTGCCGGCTTCTCACGCCACTGGATACAGAAAGTGCTGCGCCAGGACCTCGGCTATGACGGGGTGGTGTTTTCGGACGACCTGACAATGGAAGGCGCGACGGTGGCCGGCGACATCCTGGCGCGTGCGCAAGCTGCGCTGGGCGCTGGCTGCGATATGGTCCTGGTATGCAATCGGCCCGATCTTGCCGACGATTTGCTGGCGCGTCTCGCCTTCGATCATGATGCGGCGTCCGTGGCGCGTATCCGCCGGTTGCTGCCACAACAGGCGGCACCCGGCTGGGATGCGCTGCAGGCCGATGAACGTTATCAATATGCCCGACGACTTCAATCTCAAATCGTTTCTGGCTGA
- the acpS gene encoding holo-ACP synthase: protein MDAREGVAAALGGIGVDLLRVDRIGQVYARHGDRFARRILGPQEFEKFLLRHGRDPARGLRFLASRFAAKEAFSKAIGLGMRSPMTWSRMQTLNEPSGKPRVQLTEPLAGWYAQRFGAAHVSITDESDMVAAFVVVEALNSSRKV, encoded by the coding sequence ATGGATGCGCGGGAAGGTGTAGCTGCTGCGTTGGGTGGGATAGGCGTGGATTTACTGCGGGTTGACCGCATCGGGCAGGTATATGCCCGCCACGGTGACCGTTTCGCCCGGCGCATACTGGGCCCGCAAGAGTTTGAAAAATTCCTGCTGCGCCACGGGCGCGACCCAGCCCGCGGCCTGCGCTTCCTGGCCTCCCGATTTGCCGCCAAGGAAGCCTTCTCCAAAGCCATAGGCCTGGGCATGCGCAGTCCCATGACCTGGTCCCGCATGCAGACGCTTAACGAACCCAGCGGCAAGCCGCGGGTACAGCTGACCGAACCCCTGGCTGGCTGGTATGCGCAGCGCTTTGGCGCAGCTCATGTTTCAATTACCGACGAGAGCGATATGGTCGCGGCATTTGTCGTGGTCGAAGCCCTGAACTCATCCCGCAAGGTTTAA
- the paaK gene encoding phenylacetate--CoA ligase PaaK translates to MSESESSGAGRDAIEHASKDELQNLQLERMKWSLKHAYDNVPHYRQAFDQAGVHPDDLKQLSDLSRFPFTTKQDLRDNYPFKMFAVPREQVLRIHASSGTTGKPTVVGYTAKDISVWADLVARSIWAGGGRPGDIVHVAYGYGLFTGGLGAHYGAERLGCSVVPMSGGQTEKQVQLITDFQPDIIMVTPSYFCNIIEEMERQGIDPSSSSLRIGIFGAEPWTGQMRQDIEQRGGIDAVDIYGLSEVMGPGVAMECVESKDGPVVWEDHFYPEIINPNTGEVVPDGEEGELVFTSLTKEAMPVIRYRTRDLTRLLPPTSRSMRRIGKITGRSDDMLIVRGVNLFPTQVEEIVLKTPELAAQYQLVLTRSGNMDELEILTEVRPEFDHLSVADRDVVAGKLKHAIKTYIGVSARVTVQSAGLVERTLTGKARRVVDKRQR, encoded by the coding sequence ATGTCTGAATCCGAATCGTCGGGCGCCGGTCGCGACGCCATAGAGCATGCCAGTAAAGACGAGTTGCAGAACCTTCAGCTGGAGCGCATGAAGTGGTCCTTGAAGCATGCTTACGATAATGTGCCGCATTATCGACAGGCGTTCGATCAGGCAGGCGTACATCCGGACGATTTGAAACAGCTATCCGATCTTTCACGCTTTCCGTTCACGACCAAGCAAGACCTGCGCGATAACTATCCCTTCAAGATGTTTGCCGTCCCGCGCGAGCAGGTGCTGCGTATTCATGCATCCAGTGGCACCACAGGCAAGCCCACGGTGGTGGGCTACACGGCCAAGGACATCAGCGTCTGGGCCGACCTGGTCGCGCGCTCGATTTGGGCCGGCGGCGGTCGGCCGGGAGACATCGTCCACGTGGCCTATGGCTATGGACTGTTCACAGGCGGCTTGGGGGCGCATTACGGAGCCGAGCGCCTCGGTTGTTCAGTCGTGCCCATGTCCGGCGGACAGACCGAGAAGCAGGTGCAACTGATCACCGACTTCCAGCCAGACATCATCATGGTCACGCCTTCCTACTTCTGCAATATTATCGAAGAGATGGAACGGCAGGGCATAGATCCGAGCAGCAGTTCCTTGCGTATTGGCATATTTGGTGCCGAGCCGTGGACCGGGCAGATGCGCCAGGACATTGAGCAGCGCGGCGGCATAGATGCGGTCGACATTTATGGCCTGTCTGAAGTCATGGGGCCGGGTGTGGCAATGGAGTGTGTCGAATCCAAGGATGGCCCGGTCGTGTGGGAAGACCACTTTTATCCAGAGATCATCAACCCGAACACGGGCGAGGTGGTGCCCGATGGCGAGGAAGGCGAGCTGGTGTTCACGTCCTTGACCAAGGAAGCCATGCCCGTGATCCGCTATCGCACCCGCGATCTCACGCGCTTGCTGCCGCCCACATCACGCAGCATGCGCCGCATCGGCAAGATCACCGGTCGCAGCGACGACATGCTCATCGTACGCGGGGTTAATTTGTTTCCCACCCAGGTCGAAGAGATCGTTCTGAAAACGCCCGAGCTCGCTGCACAGTATCAGTTGGTGCTGACGCGCAGCGGCAATATGGACGAACTGGAGATCCTTACCGAGGTGCGGCCCGAGTTCGATCACCTTAGTGTGGCCGATCGCGATGTCGTCGCCGGCAAGCTCAAGCACGCCATCAAGACCTATATCGGGGTTTCGGCCCGCGTTACGGTGCAGTCGGCCGGACTGGTAGAGCGTACGCTGACCGGCAAGGCCAGGCGCGTGGTCGACAAGCGCCAGCGCTAG
- the paaI gene encoding hydroxyphenylacetyl-CoA thioesterase PaaI produces MSLPSSVAAAAGASTLPDDPQALAELTARTMYDGDAASKALGAKVVSVAPGAASMSMTVRTDMLNGHKTCHGGFIFALADSTFAFACNSRNATTVASGCTIDFLAPAFQDDVLTATASEYSLAGRTGVYDVQVTNQDGKRIAIFRGRSYRIKGQVVAD; encoded by the coding sequence ATGAGCTTGCCTTCTTCCGTCGCCGCCGCTGCCGGCGCGTCGACCTTGCCCGATGATCCCCAGGCACTGGCCGAGCTTACTGCCAGAACCATGTATGACGGCGATGCCGCCTCAAAGGCACTGGGGGCCAAGGTGGTGTCCGTGGCGCCTGGCGCCGCATCCATGAGCATGACCGTACGCACCGATATGCTTAACGGTCACAAGACCTGTCATGGCGGCTTCATATTTGCCTTGGCCGACAGCACCTTTGCCTTTGCCTGTAACTCGCGCAATGCCACCACGGTGGCATCGGGCTGCACCATCGATTTTCTGGCACCCGCCTTCCAGGACGATGTATTGACGGCAACGGCCAGCGAGTACTCACTGGCAGGCCGTACGGGTGTCTACGATGTACAAGTGACCAATCAGGACGGCAAGCGAATTGCCATTTTTCGTGGCCGTTCGTACCGCATCAAGGGCCAGGTCGTGGCCGACTGA
- the paaG gene encoding 2-(1,2-epoxy-1,2-dihydrophenyl)acetyl-CoA isomerase PaaG: MSYESILFELKDGIARITLNRPEKLNSFTAAMHGELSDAVGRVESEGARVLVITGNGRGFCAGQDLSERQMSAGAAPVDLGSTIEKYYAPMVRRLRALPLPVVVGINGVAAGAGANLALAGDIVIACESASFIQPFCRLGLLPDTGGTYVLPRLVGQARAAGLALLGDKLSARKAEQWGLIWECVTDDQLSARLDELAQHFAAAPTKGLAYTKRALNQSLANTLDQQLDLERDLMRELGATADYAEGVSAFLGKRQPVFKGK, translated from the coding sequence ATGAGCTACGAAAGTATCTTGTTTGAACTGAAGGACGGCATTGCACGCATCACGCTGAACCGGCCAGAGAAACTGAACAGCTTCACGGCCGCCATGCATGGCGAGCTGTCCGATGCTGTTGGCCGGGTAGAAAGCGAAGGGGCACGCGTGCTGGTCATCACCGGCAACGGTCGCGGCTTTTGTGCCGGGCAGGATCTGTCCGAGCGACAAATGAGCGCGGGCGCCGCGCCCGTCGACTTGGGAAGCACGATAGAAAAATACTATGCACCCATGGTCCGTCGTTTGCGCGCCTTGCCGCTGCCAGTGGTGGTGGGCATCAATGGCGTGGCGGCGGGTGCAGGTGCCAATTTGGCCCTGGCTGGCGATATCGTCATTGCGTGTGAGTCGGCCAGCTTCATCCAGCCGTTCTGCCGCCTGGGCTTGCTGCCCGATACCGGCGGCACCTATGTCTTGCCCAGGCTGGTCGGGCAGGCGCGCGCGGCCGGGTTGGCTTTGCTTGGCGACAAGCTCAGCGCCCGCAAGGCCGAACAATGGGGGCTGATCTGGGAATGTGTGACAGACGATCAACTGAGCGCACGCCTGGATGAGCTAGCCCAGCATTTTGCCGCGGCGCCTACCAAGGGCCTGGCCTATACCAAGCGCGCGCTCAATCAAAGCCTGGCCAACACCCTGGATCAGCAACTTGATCTGGAGCGCGACCTGATGCGCGAACTGGGCGCAACGGCCGACTACGCCGAAGGCGTATCGGCTTTTCTTGGTAAACGCCAGCCTGTGTTCAAGGGTAAATAA
- the paaN gene encoding phenylacetic acid degradation protein PaaN, whose product MSTDFFKVHQEVLEQAVAAAATRDYWSPYPESPSPRVYGETANEEGRAAFEAYHGKDFPLQLDGATGQFGKEVSPFGIELGIRYPQVPAATLIAQSQAALETWREAGPQAWAGVSVEILKRVNQRSFEMAYAVQHTTGQGFMMAFQAGGPHAQDRGLEAVAYAWNEMARIPGEVTWEKPQGKHDPIRMQKRFTIVPRGVALVIGCSTFPTWNGYPGFFASLATGNAVIVKPHPGAILPLAITVSIARDVLTEAGFDPNVVLLAVHDAGDDTAQTLALDPAVKIIDFTGSSANGNWLEAEASQAQVYTEKAGVNQVIIDSVDDFKSVARNLAFSFSLYSGQMCTAPQNIYVPRDGIATADGRMSFDEVAAGLAQAVAKLVADPARAVEITGAIQNAGTLERIETARKLGLPILADSQSLTHPQFEGAKVQTPLVLQADADNDVIMREWFGPIVFVVATDSTEHSLQLAQRTVIEHGALTLAAYTTDQSVAKQAEKAAERAGVSLSLNLTGAVFVNQTAAFSDFHGTGANPAANASLSDTAYVANRFRVVQTRWHV is encoded by the coding sequence GTGTCCACCGATTTTTTCAAAGTTCACCAGGAGGTTCTCGAGCAGGCTGTTGCCGCGGCAGCGACGCGCGACTACTGGAGCCCATATCCCGAGTCTCCCAGCCCACGGGTCTATGGCGAAACAGCGAACGAGGAGGGCCGTGCGGCATTCGAGGCCTATCACGGCAAGGATTTTCCGCTGCAGCTGGACGGCGCCACCGGTCAGTTTGGCAAGGAGGTCTCGCCCTTCGGTATCGAGCTGGGCATCCGCTATCCCCAGGTTCCTGCCGCCACGCTGATTGCCCAGTCGCAGGCCGCGCTGGAAACGTGGCGTGAGGCGGGTCCGCAGGCCTGGGCCGGCGTCAGCGTTGAAATCTTGAAGCGTGTGAACCAGCGCAGTTTTGAAATGGCCTACGCCGTGCAACACACCACGGGCCAGGGTTTCATGATGGCCTTTCAGGCCGGTGGCCCACACGCTCAGGACCGCGGTCTGGAAGCGGTGGCATACGCCTGGAATGAGATGGCGCGCATACCCGGTGAAGTCACCTGGGAGAAGCCGCAAGGCAAGCACGATCCTATCCGCATGCAGAAGCGCTTTACCATCGTGCCGCGCGGCGTAGCGCTGGTGATCGGTTGCTCGACCTTCCCCACCTGGAATGGCTACCCCGGTTTCTTTGCCAGCCTGGCGACGGGCAATGCGGTTATCGTCAAACCCCACCCCGGCGCGATTCTGCCCCTGGCCATCACGGTGTCCATTGCGCGCGATGTACTAACCGAAGCCGGCTTTGATCCTAATGTTGTCTTGTTGGCCGTGCATGATGCCGGCGACGACACCGCCCAGACGCTGGCATTGGATCCCGCCGTCAAGATTATCGATTTCACTGGTAGCAGTGCCAATGGCAACTGGCTTGAAGCCGAAGCCAGCCAGGCGCAGGTCTATACGGAGAAGGCCGGCGTCAACCAGGTCATTATCGACTCCGTCGACGATTTCAAGAGCGTGGCGCGCAATCTGGCGTTTTCCTTTTCACTGTATTCCGGCCAGATGTGTACCGCGCCGCAGAACATTTATGTGCCGCGCGACGGTATTGCGACTGCCGACGGCCGCATGAGCTTTGACGAGGTGGCGGCGGGCTTGGCCCAGGCGGTTGCCAAGCTGGTTGCGGATCCAGCCAGGGCGGTCGAGATCACTGGCGCCATACAGAACGCCGGTACGCTGGAACGCATCGAGACGGCGCGCAAGCTGGGTTTGCCAATATTGGCAGATAGCCAGTCGCTCACGCACCCGCAATTCGAAGGCGCCAAGGTGCAGACACCGCTGGTACTGCAGGCCGACGCCGACAACGATGTGATCATGCGCGAATGGTTCGGTCCTATCGTGTTCGTCGTGGCTACCGACTCCACGGAACACAGCCTGCAACTGGCTCAGCGCACTGTCATCGAGCATGGCGCCTTGACGCTGGCTGCCTACACCACTGACCAGTCCGTGGCCAAGCAAGCAGAGAAAGCCGCCGAGCGGGCAGGGGTGTCGCTGTCGCTGAACCTTACCGGCGCCGTATTCGTGAACCAGACCGCCGCCTTCAGTGACTTCCACGGTACGGGCGCCAACCCGGCAGCCAATGCTTCCTTGTCCGATACGGCTTATGTGGCCAATCGTTTCCGCGTGGTGCAAACTCGCTGGCACGTATAA
- the paaE gene encoding 1,2-phenylacetyl-CoA epoxidase subunit PaaE: MSQFYPLKVASVAKNTRDAVVVTFDVPQELHDAFSFRPGQYLTLRTQVQGEELRRSYSICAAPHDRQLRVAIKRLNDGAFSTWANETLAPGLSLDVMPPDGHFTVEFDSAKQRRYVAFAVGSGITPILSLIKSALDTEPRSSFTLFYGNRASSAVLFREEIEDLKNRYMERFSLVYVMSREHQDIELFNGRLDGDKVDQLLSAWMDPTLIDYAFVCGPQDMTESVIEALQGKGLDKSRIKFELFGSPKGPRALRTGQEARKAPGAELCELTVVQDGLTRTLTIEKNKDSVLDSALAQGIELPYSCKGGVCSTCRCKVTEGEVDMDANFALEDYEVARGFVLSCQSFPVTDKLVIDFDQET, from the coding sequence ATGAGTCAGTTCTATCCATTGAAAGTGGCATCGGTAGCGAAGAACACGCGCGACGCCGTGGTCGTGACCTTCGATGTTCCCCAGGAGCTGCACGACGCCTTTTCCTTCCGTCCGGGCCAATACCTGACCTTGCGCACGCAGGTTCAGGGCGAGGAACTGCGACGCTCCTATTCCATCTGTGCCGCGCCGCATGACCGCCAACTGCGGGTTGCCATCAAGCGCCTGAATGACGGGGCGTTTTCCACTTGGGCAAACGAAACGCTCGCGCCAGGCCTGTCGCTGGATGTCATGCCGCCCGATGGCCACTTCACGGTGGAATTTGACTCGGCCAAGCAACGCCGCTATGTTGCCTTTGCCGTTGGCAGCGGCATAACGCCGATTCTGTCTCTGATAAAGTCGGCGCTGGATACCGAACCGCGCAGCAGTTTTACCTTGTTCTATGGCAATCGTGCCTCGTCGGCCGTGCTGTTCCGCGAAGAGATCGAAGACCTCAAGAATCGCTATATGGAGCGTTTTTCGCTGGTGTATGTCATGAGTCGCGAGCATCAGGACATTGAGCTGTTCAATGGACGACTGGATGGCGACAAGGTCGATCAGTTGTTGAGTGCCTGGATGGATCCCACCCTTATCGACTATGCCTTTGTCTGCGGTCCTCAGGATATGACCGAATCGGTTATCGAGGCGCTCCAGGGCAAGGGACTGGACAAGTCCCGCATTAAATTCGAGCTCTTTGGTTCACCCAAAGGGCCGCGTGCCTTGCGCACCGGCCAGGAAGCCCGCAAGGCACCAGGTGCCGAGCTGTGCGAGCTGACCGTGGTGCAAGACGGCCTGACGCGCACACTGACCATCGAAAAAAACAAAGACAGCGTGCTGGATTCGGCGCTGGCCCAGGGTATAGAACTGCCCTATTCTTGCAAGGGTGGTGTCTGTTCCACCTGCCGCTGCAAGGTGACAGAGGGCGAAGTCGACATGGATGCCAACTTTGCGCTTGAAGACTACGAAGTCGCACGCGGGTTCGTCCTAAGTTGCCAGAGTTTTCCGGTTACCGATAAGCTGGTGATCGATTTCGACCAAGAAACCTGA